A stretch of Henckelia pumila isolate YLH828 chromosome 4, ASM3356847v2, whole genome shotgun sequence DNA encodes these proteins:
- the LOC140865328 gene encoding haloacid dehalogenase-like hydrolase domain-containing protein At4g39970 — MASSSMLLFPPNLSTPLAFSSRTRLASLFKANAAAAGTSKPTSCRPFLVVASASSSALQALIFDCDGVILESEHLHRQAYNDAFAHFNVRCPSPSSSGPLNWSLEFYDELQNLIGGGKPKMRWYFKEHGWPTSTVFDSSPENDDDRAKLIDILQDWKTERYKEIIKSGTVEPRPGVLRLMDEAKAAGKKVAVCSAATKSSVILCLENLIGMERFQGLDCFLAGDDVKEKKPDPSIYITAAKRLNVLGKDCLVVEDSVIGLQAATGAGMSCVISYTPSTANQDFKEAAAIYPDLSDIRLTDLEALLKNVVAAK; from the exons ATGGCTTCTTCCTCCATGCTACTCTTCCCTCCAAACCTCTCCACCCCTCTCGCTTTCTCCTCCAGAACCCGTCTCGCCTCCCTCTTCAAAGCCAACGCCGCCGCCGCCGGCACTTCAAAACCCACCAGCTGCAGACCATTTTTAGTCGTCGCCTCAGCTTCATCTAGTGCACTCCAAGCTCTGATTTTCGATTGCGACGGTGTTATACTTGAATCCGAACACCTCCACCGCCAGGCCTATAATGACGCCTTTGCGCATTTTAATGTTCGATGCCCATCTCCATCTTCCTCGGGTCCGCTCAattggagccttgagttttACGACGAGCTGCAGAATTTAATAGGTGGCGGCAAACCCAAAATGCGATG GTATTTCAAGGAACACGGTTGGCCAACTTCTACTGTTTTTGATTCATCTCCGGAGAATGATGATGATAGAGCGAAGCTAATTGACATTCTCCAG GACTGGAAGACAGAGCGGTACAAAGaaataatcaaatctggaact GTTGAGCCTAGACCTGGAGTTCTGAGGTTGATGGATGAGGCAAAGGCTGCT GGCAAAAAGGTAGCTGTTTGCTCTGCTGCGACTAAAAGTTCGGTGATCCTTTGCTTAGAGAATCTCATCGGAATG GAGCGGTTTCAGGGCCTTGATTGCTTCCTTGCAG GTGATGATGTGAAGGAAAAGAAACCCGATCCATCAATTTATATTACAGCCGCAAAG AGGTTGAACGTCTTGGGGAAAGATTGCTTGGTAGTAGAAGACAGTGTCATTGGACTGCAG GCCGCCACTGGAGCCGGAATGTCGTGCGTGATTTCTTACACACCATCCACTGCTAACCAG GATTTTAAAGAGGCTGCAGCCATCTACCCGGACTTGAGCGATATCAG ATTGACAGACTTGGAAGCATTGCTCAAAAATGTTGTTGCTGCAAAATAG